From Enterococcus mediterraneensis, the proteins below share one genomic window:
- a CDS encoding tape measure protein produces MAVSSISFKVDVDITGVKKAMAEVSGATKGMAKPMSSALGAMAQKLQGLNTPMAKMSSGFGTLAKKVVQFTTVGLALKAVNAAVSGVAGSVQEALAASDGMDKFAQTMQFAGIQGKELSKAEKAVKSYADNTVYNLNDVANTTAQLASNGVKDYVGLTQAAGNLNAVAGGNADTFKSVAMVLTQTAGAGKLTTENWNQLSDAIPGAAGPLMDAMKKAGAYTGNFRDAMAAGQITADEFNTALMGLGMSDVAKEAATSTKTFEGAFGALKANVVDGINKIIDSFGKGNLVSLINGFSDGVTKAFDVVAQAIPKVIDAFQQLWDSFKDTATFDTISNIISSIIDTLKSISIDDIISGFQTFFDVLKAATPIIAGFVGAVLTIKALITMVTIINSVTSAIAFMASPVGLVVVAVGALIAIGVALWQNWGAISAGLTAIWQAIKNAASAAWNAIKGAILTAWNAIKAGVSTAVSAISSVISATWNTIKSVSSSVWNGIKAVISAVWSAIKSAISAAINAVKSVVSSVWNSIKSVTSSVWNGIKSTVSNVWNGIKSGVTNAVNSVKSKVTGVWNGIKSTTSSVWNGIKSTISNAINGAKDIVSNVIDSIKRMFNIKLKFPSIQMPALPHLDLKWSSKTFFGKRISYPSGFDVGWHANGGIFNGPSVIGVGEAGDEAVVPLSNKSKMKPFASAVAGMIDRDNDGNSSSNNYNQGSLIVHTHVFLNDREIAKAITPEITARQQREARSRSRREKFL; encoded by the coding sequence ATGGCAGTTAGTTCAATCAGCTTTAAAGTTGACGTTGATATAACAGGAGTCAAAAAGGCAATGGCAGAAGTGAGCGGCGCTACAAAAGGCATGGCAAAACCAATGTCTTCTGCACTGGGTGCAATGGCACAAAAATTGCAAGGCTTAAACACTCCAATGGCTAAAATGTCCAGCGGTTTTGGCACATTGGCGAAAAAGGTTGTACAGTTTACTACTGTGGGACTTGCATTAAAAGCTGTCAATGCAGCAGTGTCGGGGGTGGCTGGATCAGTTCAAGAAGCACTGGCAGCTTCTGATGGCATGGACAAGTTTGCGCAAACAATGCAGTTTGCTGGAATACAGGGCAAAGAATTGTCAAAAGCAGAAAAGGCAGTGAAAAGTTACGCTGACAACACTGTTTATAATCTCAATGACGTAGCAAACACTACAGCACAGTTGGCTAGTAATGGCGTAAAAGACTACGTAGGGTTAACGCAAGCGGCAGGTAATCTAAATGCAGTTGCCGGCGGGAACGCAGACACGTTCAAAAGTGTGGCAATGGTACTGACTCAGACAGCTGGGGCTGGTAAACTCACCACTGAAAACTGGAACCAGCTTTCTGATGCAATTCCTGGTGCAGCGGGTCCACTAATGGATGCAATGAAGAAGGCTGGAGCATATACAGGTAACTTCAGGGACGCAATGGCGGCGGGGCAGATCACTGCTGATGAGTTCAACACTGCATTAATGGGCTTAGGTATGTCAGATGTAGCCAAAGAAGCTGCTACCAGTACAAAAACGTTTGAGGGCGCTTTTGGGGCATTGAAGGCCAATGTCGTTGACGGTATTAATAAGATTATTGACAGCTTTGGCAAGGGTAATCTAGTGAGCCTTATTAATGGCTTTTCTGATGGCGTGACCAAAGCATTTGACGTAGTAGCACAAGCAATTCCCAAAGTAATTGACGCATTCCAGCAACTGTGGGACTCATTCAAGGATACTGCTACTTTTGACACAATCAGTAACATTATCAGTTCTATCATTGACACGCTTAAAAGTATCTCTATTGATGACATTATAAGTGGCTTTCAAACCTTCTTTGACGTGCTGAAAGCAGCAACACCAATTATAGCAGGCTTTGTTGGTGCTGTGTTGACAATTAAGGCACTCATTACAATGGTCACTATCATAAATTCAGTAACTTCCGCTATTGCGTTCATGGCAAGTCCAGTGGGCTTAGTAGTAGTGGCTGTTGGTGCATTAATTGCTATTGGAGTTGCGCTATGGCAAAACTGGGGAGCTATTAGCGCAGGCCTAACTGCAATCTGGCAAGCTATTAAAAACGCAGCAAGCGCAGCATGGAATGCAATCAAGGGTGCTATTTTGACGGCGTGGAACGCAATTAAAGCTGGAGTTTCCACGGCTGTCAGTGCAATTAGTTCTGTAATCAGCGCTACATGGAATACCATTAAATCAGTGTCCAGCAGTGTATGGAACGGCATTAAGGCAGTGATTAGTGCAGTATGGAGTGCAATCAAGTCTGCAATATCAGCTGCAATTAATGCGGTAAAATCAGTAGTGTCAAGTGTTTGGAACAGCATTAAGTCTGTAACCAGCAGTGTGTGGAATGGTATCAAGTCCACAGTAAGCAATGTTTGGAACGGCATTAAAAGTGGTGTCACAAATGCTGTTAATTCTGTGAAATCAAAAGTAACAGGCGTATGGAACGGTATTAAGAGCACTACTAGCAGTGTCTGGAATGGCATTAAAAGTACAATCAGCAATGCAATTAATGGTGCTAAGGACATTGTTAGCAACGTGATTGACAGCATAAAACGTATGTTTAATATCAAGTTGAAGTTTCCTAGCATTCAAATGCCGGCGTTGCCACACTTAGATTTGAAATGGAGCAGTAAGACGTTTTTTGGAAAGCGTATCAGCTATCCAAGCGGCTTTGACGTTGGATGGCACGCTAATGGCGGTATTTTCAATGGTCCTTCTGTGATTGGCGTGGGCGAAGCAGGCGATGAGGCTGTAGTGCCACTTTCTAACAAAAGTAAAATGAAACCTTTTGCTTCTGCAGTGGCTGGCATGATTGACAGAGATAATGATGGCAACAGTAGTAGCAATAACTACAATCAAGGGTCTTTGATTGTTCATACTCATGTATTTCTTAATGACAGAGAAATTGCAAAGGCGATAACTCCAGAGATTACAGCTAGACAGCAACGAGAAGCACGTTCAAGATCACGCAGAGAAAAATTTCTGTAA
- a CDS encoding helix-turn-helix domain-containing protein — protein sequence MQLHEKLRQLRKDSGYSQVALSKLLELNSRTVRRYESADIEPSKAQLQVLADFYNVPLGYLLSTDNTVLDYAKSIADSLTETDRMKLLEYLQKK from the coding sequence ATGCAATTACATGAAAAACTACGCCAATTAAGGAAAGACAGTGGCTATAGTCAAGTTGCGCTGTCTAAACTATTGGAATTAAACTCAAGAACTGTTAGACGGTATGAGTCAGCAGATATTGAACCATCTAAAGCACAACTGCAGGTATTAGCAGACTTCTACAATGTACCTCTAGGCTACCTGTTATCAACTGACAACACAGTGCTGGACTACGCAAAAAGCATTGCAGACAGTTTGACAGAAACTGACAGAATGAAACTGCTAGAATACCTGCAGAAAAAGTAA
- a CDS encoding nucleotidyltransferase domain-containing protein — protein sequence MFAVLDKLDSLNIRYWVDGGWGVDILTGKQNREHRDIDIDFDGAETDKLLTALYEMGYKKVVDWMPARMELWHDELGYLDIHPLILAADGSAQQADLEGGFYFFEAEWFTTHQFEDRVIPCLSVSAQLNFHSGYELRESDYIDLKNLEELTNQ from the coding sequence ATGTTTGCGGTACTAGATAAATTAGACAGCTTAAATATCCGTTACTGGGTAGATGGCGGTTGGGGCGTAGATATTTTGACAGGAAAACAAAATAGAGAACATCGAGACATCGATATTGATTTTGACGGTGCAGAAACAGACAAATTACTAACGGCTCTTTATGAAATGGGCTATAAAAAAGTAGTAGACTGGATGCCGGCGCGGATGGAACTTTGGCATGATGAGCTAGGGTATTTAGATATCCATCCGCTGATTCTGGCTGCTGACGGCAGTGCACAGCAAGCGGATTTAGAGGGCGGCTTTTATTTTTTTGAAGCGGAATGGTTCACTACCCATCAATTCGAAGACCGCGTGATCCCTTGTCTTTCAGTGAGTGCCCAATTAAATTTTCATAGTGGATATGAATTGAGAGAATCAGACTATATTGATTTGAAAAATTTGGAAGAGTTAACTAATCAGT